The following coding sequences lie in one Cytophagia bacterium CHB2 genomic window:
- a CDS encoding MTH1187 family thiamine-binding protein, which yields MLVEFRIIPVGTGEETKELVAKTLAIVEKSELDYQLTAMGTLLEGEWEEITFVIKKCHDEIKQFAERVVTEIVIDDRKDVKNRLKGSVLEVEYVLGKSLQTGGLT from the coding sequence ATGCTGGTCGAGTTTCGTATTATTCCCGTTGGTACCGGAGAAGAAACCAAAGAACTTGTGGCCAAAACGCTGGCGATTGTCGAGAAAAGTGAATTGGATTATCAATTGACCGCGATGGGCACACTGCTGGAAGGTGAATGGGAAGAAATCACGTTTGTGATCAAAAAGTGCCATGATGAAATCAAGCAATTCGCCGAGCGCGTCGTCACAGAGATTGTCATCGACGATCGCAAAGACGTGAAGAACCGGTTGAAGGGAAGTGTGTTGGAGGTGGAGTATGTGTTGGGAAAGAGTTTGCAGACCGGCGGGTTGACGTGA
- a CDS encoding nucleotidyltransferase domain-containing protein, with protein MHASQNKTSRDYLPVSIRAELRRVLQILEKYNVRKVILYGSFARGDFREDSDFDLCVEGLSSSDFFSVGRMPDGGNQAVEYGRPERCPRIFSRADSDGGLGNL; from the coding sequence ATGCACGCGAGTCAAAATAAAACGAGCCGCGATTACCTGCCCGTTTCTATTAGAGCCGAGCTGCGGCGGGTGTTGCAAATACTCGAGAAGTATAATGTTCGTAAAGTCATTCTTTACGGCTCATTTGCCCGGGGCGATTTTCGTGAAGATTCGGATTTTGATTTGTGTGTCGAAGGGCTTTCCAGCAGCGATTTTTTTAGCGTTGGGAGAATGCCTGATGGCGGTAACCAGGCCGTTGAGTATGGTAGACCTGAAAGATGCCCGAGGATATTTTCGCGAGCGGATTCTGACGGAGGGCTTGGTAATCTATGA
- a CDS encoding aconitate hydratase — translation MIFDFDMIQRVYAGMKPKVEAGRKLYGRPLTLTEKILCAHFAELPKEPPVRKKTYVNLSPDRVAMQDATAQMALLQFMTAGIPKTAVPSTVHCDHLIQAKLGAHADLARARDENKEVYDFLASVSNKYGIGFWKPGAGIIPQVVLENYAFPGGMLIGTDSHTPNAGGLGMIAIGVGGADAVDVMAGIPWELKWPGIVGVHLKGKMNGWTAAKDVILRVAGILTVKGGTNNIVEYFGEGARAISATGKGTITNMGAEIGATTSIFPFDDRMETYLIATGRAEVAKAAKAVAESLVPDPEVLKSPEKFYDQIIEIDLSTLEPYVNGPLTPDLARPVSQLAADAKKNEYPDEIKVALIGSCTNSSYEDIERAASVAKQALAKGLKVKSKFTITPGSEQIRATIARDGQLQTLTEIGGKVLANACGPCIGMWSRDDIKHGERNTIINSYNRNFAKRNDDNPNTLAFVASPEVVTAYALAGRLSFNPLTDTLTNDKGEQVKLEPPTGVELPARGFDPGDSGYIEPAKDGAKVQVAIDAKSDRLQALSPFPAWEGKDLLDMPVLVKAKGKCTTDHISPAGKWLKYRGHLDNISNNLFSGAINAFSGEAGKGKNIFTGEVKTFAEVARDYKAMMANGKLPGWIAVGDENYGEGSSREHAAMEPRWLGGRVVITRSFARIHETNLKKQGMLPLTFKNPADYDLIREDDRVSIIGLASFAPGKPLQMIIKHADGAQHECELNHSFNETAIAWFRAGSALNLIGKV, via the coding sequence ATGATTTTCGATTTCGATATGATCCAGCGGGTTTATGCTGGGATGAAGCCCAAAGTGGAAGCCGGTCGCAAGCTTTATGGCCGGCCGCTAACGTTAACTGAGAAAATTCTTTGTGCGCATTTTGCGGAGTTGCCGAAAGAACCGCCGGTGCGCAAAAAAACTTACGTCAATCTCTCGCCCGATCGCGTGGCGATGCAGGATGCAACGGCGCAAATGGCGCTGCTGCAATTCATGACCGCCGGCATCCCCAAAACCGCGGTGCCATCTACGGTGCATTGCGATCACTTGATTCAAGCCAAGCTTGGCGCGCATGCGGATTTGGCGCGCGCGCGTGATGAGAACAAAGAAGTTTATGATTTTCTCGCCAGCGTTTCCAATAAATACGGCATCGGCTTTTGGAAGCCCGGCGCCGGCATCATCCCCCAGGTCGTGTTGGAAAATTACGCCTTCCCCGGAGGCATGCTGATCGGCACCGACTCACATACGCCCAACGCCGGCGGGCTCGGCATGATCGCCATTGGCGTCGGCGGCGCCGATGCGGTGGACGTGATGGCCGGCATTCCGTGGGAATTGAAATGGCCGGGCATTGTCGGCGTGCATCTCAAAGGCAAAATGAACGGCTGGACCGCCGCGAAAGATGTGATCCTGCGCGTTGCCGGTATTCTGACAGTGAAAGGCGGCACCAATAATATTGTCGAATATTTCGGCGAAGGCGCGCGCGCGATCAGCGCCACCGGTAAAGGGACGATCACCAACATGGGCGCAGAGATTGGCGCGACGACGTCGATTTTCCCATTTGATGATCGCATGGAAACGTACTTGATCGCCACCGGCCGCGCTGAAGTTGCCAAAGCCGCAAAAGCCGTGGCCGAAAGCCTCGTTCCCGATCCGGAAGTGTTGAAATCGCCTGAAAAGTTTTATGATCAAATCATTGAGATCGATCTCTCGACGCTGGAGCCGTATGTGAACGGCCCGTTGACGCCGGATTTGGCGCGGCCGGTGTCGCAGCTCGCGGCGGATGCGAAGAAGAACGAATATCCTGACGAGATCAAAGTCGCGCTCATCGGCAGTTGCACCAACTCTTCTTATGAAGATATCGAGCGTGCCGCGAGCGTTGCCAAGCAAGCGCTGGCCAAAGGCCTAAAGGTGAAATCGAAGTTCACCATCACGCCCGGCTCGGAGCAGATTCGCGCCACGATCGCGCGCGACGGCCAGTTGCAAACGCTGACGGAGATCGGCGGCAAGGTGCTGGCGAATGCCTGCGGCCCGTGCATCGGCATGTGGAGCCGCGATGATATCAAGCACGGCGAGCGCAATACCATCATCAATTCGTACAATCGCAATTTTGCCAAGCGCAATGACGACAATCCCAACACGCTCGCGTTTGTCGCCAGCCCGGAAGTTGTAACCGCGTATGCACTGGCCGGACGGTTGAGTTTCAATCCGCTCACCGACACGCTGACGAATGACAAAGGCGAGCAAGTCAAGCTCGAGCCACCCACCGGCGTGGAGTTGCCGGCGCGCGGTTTTGATCCTGGCGATTCCGGCTATATCGAACCGGCAAAGGACGGCGCAAAAGTGCAAGTTGCGATTGATGCGAAGAGCGATCGCTTGCAGGCGCTTTCGCCGTTTCCAGCTTGGGAGGGCAAAGATTTGCTGGACATGCCGGTGCTGGTAAAAGCCAAAGGCAAGTGTACGACGGACCACATTTCTCCCGCGGGCAAATGGCTCAAATACCGCGGCCATCTTGACAACATCTCGAACAATCTCTTTAGTGGCGCGATCAACGCTTTCAGTGGTGAAGCTGGAAAAGGCAAAAACATTTTCACCGGTGAAGTTAAAACATTTGCCGAAGTCGCGCGCGATTACAAAGCGATGATGGCAAACGGAAAACTCCCTGGCTGGATTGCCGTTGGCGACGAGAACTACGGCGAAGGCTCCTCCCGCGAACACGCGGCAATGGAACCGCGCTGGCTCGGCGGCCGCGTGGTGATCACCCGCAGCTTTGCGCGTATTCATGAAACAAATTTGAAGAAACAAGGCATGCTGCCGTTGACGTTCAAAAATCCTGCGGACTACGATTTGATTCGCGAAGATGATCGCGTGTCGATCATCGGACTTGCTTCGTTTGCGCCCGGCAAGCCGCTGCAGATGATCATCAAACACGCCGACGGCGCGCAACATGAGTGCGAGTTGAATCATTCGTTCAACGAAACCGCGATTGCCTGGTTCAGGGCGGGGAGCGCGTTAAATTTGATCGGGAAAGTATAA
- a CDS encoding NAD-dependent isocitrate dehydrogenase, whose product MHKVTLIPGDGIGPSITEAAVNVLAASGVKIDWDHQLAGMAAVEKFGTPIPEETLESLRQNRVALKGPLTTPVGGGYRSVNVALRQEFDLYANVRPAISFEGTNALYKDVNIVMIRENTEGLYSGIEHFITADGVNIAAESTALITRSGSEKIIRYAFEYARNNKRKKVTLVHKANILKCTTGMFLEIGRAISRMYPEIEFADKIIDACAMQMVMNPGAFDVIVTTNLFGDILSDLAAGLVGGLGLTAGANLGRNAAIFEAVHGSAPDIAGKNLANPTALIMASVMLLDYLGEYQAGRRVETAVREVIRAGKFVTADLNRQAHVGTREMAEAIVRQLQ is encoded by the coding sequence GTGCACAAAGTCACTTTAATTCCAGGGGATGGTATCGGGCCTTCGATTACCGAGGCCGCCGTGAACGTTCTCGCAGCCTCAGGGGTCAAGATCGATTGGGATCATCAACTGGCAGGCATGGCGGCGGTGGAAAAGTTTGGCACGCCCATCCCCGAGGAAACGCTGGAATCGTTGCGGCAAAATCGTGTTGCGCTCAAAGGCCCGTTGACCACGCCGGTGGGCGGCGGCTATCGCAGCGTCAATGTCGCGCTGCGGCAGGAATTTGATCTTTATGCGAATGTGCGGCCGGCGATTTCGTTTGAAGGCACGAATGCGTTGTACAAAGACGTGAACATCGTCATGATTCGAGAAAATACGGAGGGCCTTTATTCCGGTATCGAGCATTTCATTACGGCGGACGGCGTCAACATTGCGGCGGAAAGCACGGCGCTGATCACGCGCAGCGGCTCGGAAAAAATCATTCGCTACGCCTTCGAATATGCCCGGAATAACAAACGCAAAAAAGTAACGCTGGTTCACAAAGCCAATATTCTGAAATGTACCACCGGCATGTTCCTAGAAATTGGGCGGGCGATTAGCCGCATGTATCCTGAAATCGAGTTTGCCGACAAAATCATCGATGCCTGTGCCATGCAGATGGTGATGAATCCCGGCGCTTTTGATGTCATTGTCACCACGAATTTGTTCGGAGATATTCTTTCGGATTTGGCTGCCGGGCTGGTGGGCGGCCTGGGGTTGACTGCGGGCGCGAATTTGGGTAGAAACGCCGCAATTTTCGAGGCCGTACATGGCAGCGCGCCCGACATTGCGGGAAAGAATCTCGCCAATCCCACGGCTCTGATCATGGCCAGCGTGATGCTGCTCGACTATCTTGGTGAATACCAGGCGGGCCGCCGCGTCGAAACCGCGGTGCGCGAGGTGATTCGTGCAGGCAAATTTGTGACTGCGGATTTGAACAGGCAGGCGCATGTCGGCACGCGTGAAATGGCCGAGGCGATAGTCCGGCAGTTGCAATGA
- a CDS encoding phosphodiester glycosidase family protein, whose amino-acid sequence MISVRSLRYAFPCLVLFSSSLLAQVTGGPSASREVGPAAKHHKFYRETGPWAIEVLEFDYKHLYLQLETVRAQQPNGLELTSRLSAREDREGARVVAAINGDFFDKQGFPLNLQIRQGEIVHGVYPRSVFVMNADKQPGIAVPELTGLVISRRGALHAIAGINRARREDEMIAYNRFNGANTNTNRYGAETALRLLGRSCVNDTITAVVLTQMRQSGNSALHDSLYILSAHGRAANWAAQHLVEGDTVKLLWQIPQAPACLTAAIGGTPRLIRDGKISIESEVEQNHPDFAPTRHPRTAIGFNERNTRMYFVVVDGRQPGYSVGMSLQELAEFLLELGCTQAINLDGGGSSTMVVRGDVVNRPSDLAGERPVANALLLISSAPQGPAAFLSLWPKRIEILTGEEFKFSASQTDSFYNPILTQAEEVQWRTTALTGRLANQGIFTAGSQPDSGYVFAATGIARDSAKVIVHHPMALEIVPAEVNLKLGTTQRFSARIITSTGKHITLAAAQMHWSIDFPGVTLAPDGTFVASRPGRYTLIAIYESPVSKLKAEATIEVD is encoded by the coding sequence ATGATAAGCGTGCGATCACTCAGATATGCTTTCCCCTGCCTTGTACTGTTCTCTTCTTCTCTCCTTGCACAAGTCACCGGCGGCCCGAGCGCAAGCCGGGAGGTTGGGCCAGCGGCAAAACATCACAAATTCTATCGTGAGACCGGGCCGTGGGCGATTGAGGTTTTGGAATTCGATTACAAGCATCTCTATCTCCAACTCGAAACCGTGCGCGCCCAACAACCGAATGGCCTGGAATTAACCAGCCGTTTGTCAGCGCGGGAAGATCGCGAGGGCGCGCGCGTCGTCGCCGCCATTAATGGCGATTTTTTTGACAAGCAGGGCTTCCCCCTCAATCTTCAAATTCGCCAGGGCGAAATTGTACACGGTGTTTATCCGCGCTCGGTTTTTGTAATGAATGCCGACAAACAGCCGGGTATTGCCGTGCCCGAGCTTACCGGGCTTGTGATTTCCCGGCGCGGCGCGCTTCACGCCATCGCCGGCATCAATCGCGCGCGTCGTGAAGACGAAATGATTGCCTATAATCGTTTTAATGGCGCCAACACGAATACCAATCGCTACGGCGCCGAAACGGCATTGCGCCTGCTCGGCCGTTCTTGCGTGAATGACACCATCACGGCCGTGGTGTTGACTCAAATGCGGCAAAGCGGCAACAGCGCGCTGCATGACAGTCTTTATATACTTTCAGCGCATGGCCGCGCCGCCAATTGGGCGGCACAACATCTCGTCGAGGGCGACACCGTCAAACTCCTTTGGCAAATTCCGCAAGCGCCGGCATGCCTCACGGCTGCCATCGGCGGTACGCCGCGTTTGATTCGTGACGGTAAGATCTCGATTGAAAGTGAGGTCGAACAAAATCACCCGGATTTTGCCCCAACTAGGCACCCGCGCACGGCCATTGGATTTAACGAGCGGAATACGCGCATGTATTTTGTTGTGGTCGATGGCCGGCAACCGGGTTACAGCGTGGGCATGAGTCTGCAAGAATTGGCGGAGTTTCTGCTCGAACTCGGTTGTACTCAGGCAATCAACCTCGACGGCGGCGGTTCGAGCACCATGGTCGTGCGCGGCGACGTTGTAAACCGGCCAAGTGATTTGGCGGGCGAGCGCCCGGTGGCGAATGCGTTGCTGCTCATCTCCTCTGCGCCGCAAGGACCGGCGGCCTTTTTGAGTCTATGGCCCAAACGCATCGAGATACTTACCGGAGAAGAATTTAAATTTTCAGCATCGCAAACCGACAGTTTTTATAACCCAATTCTCACGCAAGCGGAAGAGGTGCAATGGCGCACAACAGCTTTGACGGGCAGGCTTGCCAATCAAGGAATATTCACAGCGGGCAGCCAACCGGATTCCGGCTACGTCTTTGCCGCCACCGGCATTGCGCGTGATTCCGCGAAGGTTATTGTGCATCACCCGATGGCGCTTGAAATCGTGCCAGCTGAAGTCAATCTCAAACTCGGAACAACCCAGCGCTTCAGCGCAAGAATAATAACCTCGACCGGAAAACACATCACGCTTGCGGCCGCCCAAATGCACTGGTCAATAGATTTTCCCGGTGTCACACTGGCGCCCGATGGCACCTTTGTGGCCTCGCGACCCGGGCGTTATACGCTAATCGCCATCTACGAATCGCCCGTTTCCAAATTAAAAGCAGAAGCAACAATTGAGGTGGACTAA